One region of Miscanthus floridulus cultivar M001 chromosome 19, ASM1932011v1, whole genome shotgun sequence genomic DNA includes:
- the LOC136527885 gene encoding uncharacterized protein produces the protein MPGLVAYSGAGLGLLALAALESLPLRVPPLRFLPRRLSTPLHLRHLVAAALSALCLISALVSAHHLSLPTLAASALFLLYSLAPFVPLAAPLPFPLLDLLLAAAFAQELLLFAHRRPSTAAGIENRYFDLLLAPIALCLGATLLAAHRPGEATPRLARAAGLALQGTWMLQMGFSFFTSAIAQGCALHAASRADYTIKCRTHEDYHRARSVATLQFNGHLALLVIAGAAAYAAVLSRANRPPSGYSVLGKEVQMEGMPIMSQFTLDSDEEKEDEAITSTAAPVANGAESHDEIPLHEPGSK, from the coding sequence atgCCGGGTCTGGTCGCCTACTCGGGCGCCGGGCTGGGCCTCCTGGCCCTCGCCGCGCTCGAGTCCCTGCCCCTCCGCGTCCCGCCGCTCCGGTTCCTCCCGCGCCGCCTCTCCACGCCGCTGCACCTCCGCCACCTCGTCGCCGCGGCCCTCTCCGCCCTCTGCCTCATCTCTGCTCTCGTCTCCGCGCACCACCTCTCGCTCCCCACGCTCGCCGCCTCGGCCCTCTTTCTCCTCTACTCCCTCGCGCCCTTCgtgccgctcgccgcgccgctGCCCTTCCCCCTCCTCGACCTCCTCCTCGCCGCGGCCTTCGCGCAGGAGCTGCTCCTCTTCGCGCACCGCCGCCCCTCCACCGCGGCCGGGATCGAGAACCGGTACTTCGACCTGCTCCTCGCCCCCATTGCGCTCTGCCTCGGCGCCACGCTGCTCGCCGCGCACCGGCCAGGGGAGGCCACGCCGCGGCTCGCCCGCGCGGCGGGCCTGGCGCTGCAGGGCACGTGGATGCTGCAGATGGGCTTCTCCTTCTTCACCAGCGCCATCGCACAGGGCTGTGCGCTCCACGCCGCCAGCCGCGCCGACTACACCATTAAGTGCCGCACCCACGAGGATTACCACCGCGCGCGGTCTGTCGCCACGCTGCAGTTCAACGGCCACCTCGCGCTGCTTGTGATTGCCGGCGCGGCCGCTTATGCGGCAGTCCTATCCAGGGCAAACCGACCCCCGAGCGGGTATAGTGTTCTGGGCAAGGAGGTGCAGATGGAGGGGATGCCGATCATGTCACAGTTCACACTGGATTCGGATGAGGAGAAGGAAGACGAAGCGATCacctctacagcagctccagtggCAAATGGCGCGGAGTCCCATGACGAGATCCCACTGCACGAACCCGGTTCCAAGTGA